A genomic stretch from Oncorhynchus tshawytscha isolate Ot180627B unplaced genomic scaffold, Otsh_v2.0 Un_contig_5802_pilon_pilon, whole genome shotgun sequence includes:
- the LOC112236594 gene encoding LOW QUALITY PROTEIN: insulin receptor substrate 2-B (The sequence of the model RefSeq protein was modified relative to this genomic sequence to represent the inferred CDS: inserted 1 base in 1 codon), with amino-acid sequence MGSRSTARFRHLGRGTPSPLLNIGGVGASGARFHQHLPPSSHHHYPQSSLPKGQQHPLSHHYQAATEHHLSVENITESPVRKASSSSLNLVQQDPAASHHALAASVNAASAAIQLAANANVSVATSEGVVDDIQKCGYLRKQKHGHKRFFVLRAASHLGLSRLEYYDSEKKFRNSLRSAAAAAANGTVAPSPPKRVIYLYQCFTVNKRADSKNKHLIALYTKDEYFAIVAENEQEQDDWYVALSELMSEGKKGHLDSDELDDGYGTVTPGTVFKEVWQVNVKPKGLGQTKNLTGVYRLCLSTKTIHLVKLNSETPCVNLQLMNIRRCGHSESFFFMEVGRSSSIGPGXIWMQVDDSVVAQNMHETILETMKALKAFAEIRPRSKSQSSGSNPIAFITTRRHLGNLPPSQTGLQRRSRTESVVGTPPSSKSSGASGYRFRTSSEGEGTMNRPFRSVTGSLIHLNTARIHLGRQEGGVGAGNTGSTGVVGRYARALPGSTYHARSASLPVSHFPSTTSPVSVSSSSGHGSVSDTLTRPSSASICGSPSDGGFNSSDEYGSSPGDFRYFRVRSNTPDSLGNTPPIREENCMSDYMAMGWHREVFEPPAVEGVALAVRRRPTGTSTSTDDDRSLRRRTHSFTRPGVRGCCRRQQWCDGVPEDDPDHLLAGRVGVPPAPSTARADPSFSAKEDSGYMPMLCGVAASPCDAPDYMPMQPSSPSLHHHHPQHSHSPQAPRSAQQHTDPRGYMMMLPGGRNSSSPVQASPSSHSSSSSMGLGGGSVSSSGSIVERPENGEYMDMSYSSSGGGGGDAAGGRKFSNEGGYYALSNPEGRDPKSYNYSPYFSLPRSYKAPAVATGNVGERGVTTRGVGSGGSDTPHVLPHGYPPPPYGVHHQAANGDRRTTPVRPNRLPLGRRSFHGSLRVSEPDAAEVLSSPGEYINIEFGGRYGPPTACPPLPRMAHPRWALLSSATPPPHPYPQNQDYMSVEVGVGGRRRHSSETFSSSSTSGGVGATSSSTNPNPSLGSANPSALNVAHLAESSKWTGSGSFDSVWMCVEGVGGDSAGLPARPGPSDLGIASSVCPPGGRMCRNMSVGYQNGLNYIALELREDRDSNPLPVPQQQQGGTGHGTGVTPNAPQASNLTVPVAEDNGAYGSIDFIKSDRMTATSKGRVQGETDVIERGKREGLMEEAEKGASQTPSTVAFNTPTPHFDLQPLNLKDSSPRGHAPSEQQPQHHQDDRKRRLNAPHLCLIISFFANFFIFDT; translated from the exons ATGGGGTCTAGGTCCACAGCACGGTTTAG ACACCTCGGTCGGGGAACCCCTTCCCCGTTATTGAATATCGGTGGCGTCGGGGCCAGCGGAGCTCGTTTCCATCAGCACTTGCCGCCCTCCAGCCACCATCACTACCCCCAGAGCTCGCTGCCCAAAGGACAACAACACCCGCTGTCGCACCACTACCAGGCGGCGACGGAGCATCATCTCTCTGTTGAAAACATCACGGAGTCCCCGGTAAGGAAAGCCTCGTCATCGTCTTTGAACCTGGTACAGCAGGACCCCGCTGCTAGCCACCACGCACTCGCTGCGTCGGTAAACGCGGCGTCGGCCGCGATACAACTAGCCGCGAATGCTAATGTTAGCGTGGCTACCTCAGAAGGTGTAGTGGACGACATTCAGAAGTGTGGCTATCTGCGGAAACAGAAACACGGCCACAAGAGGTTTTTCGTGCTGAGGGCGGCCAGCCACCTAGGCCTCAGTCGGTTGGAGTACTATGACAGCGAGAAAAAATTCCGTAACAGTCTGCGGTCTGCTGCTGCGGCAGCTGCAAACGGTACGGTCGCCCCTTCTCCCCCGAAAAGGGTGATCTATCTGTATCAGTGCTTCACTGTCAACAAACGAGCAGATTCCAAAAACAAACACCTCATAGCCCTCTACACTAAGGATGAATACTTtgctattgtagctgaaaacgaGCAGGAACAAGATGACTGGTATGTAGCGCTGAGTGAACTGATGAGTGAGGGGAAAAAGGGGCATCTAGACTCGGACGAGTTGGATGATGGCTACGGTACCGTCACACCAGGTACGGTTTTCAAAGAGGTGTGGCAGGTGAACGTGAAACCCAAAGGGCTGGGTCAGACCAAGAACCTCACAGGTGTGTATCGTTTATGCCTCTCTACTAAAACTATCCACCTGGTCAAACTAAACTCTGAGACGCCATGTGTCAACCTTCAGCTGATGAACATCAGACGCTGTGGACACTCAGAAAGCTTCTTCTTCATGGAGGTGGGTCGGTCATCCTCTATAGGCCCTG AGATATGGATGCAGGTAGATGACTCTGTAGTGGCTCAGAACATGCATGAGACCATCCTGGAGACCATGAAGGCTCTGAAGGCCTTTGCTGAGATCCGCCCCAGGAGCAAGAGCCAATCTTCTGGCTCCAACCCCATCGCTTTTATCACCACCCGCCGTCACCTAGGTAACCTGCCTCCGAGCCAGACAGGTCTCCAGCGCCGCTCCAGGACTGAGTCGGTGGTTGGGACGCCGCCGTCGAGTAAGAGCTCTGGCGCCAGCGGCTATCGCTTCCGAACATCGAGCGAGGGTGAGGGGACGATGAACCGGCCATTCCGATCCGTTACCGGCAGCCTGATCCACCTGAACACTGCCCGGATACACCTGGGGCGCCAGGAGGGCGGGGTAGGGGCAGGGAATACCGGGAGCACCGGGGTTGTAGGGCGCTACGCCAGGGCACTACCAGGGTCCACCTACCACGCCCGCTCCGCCTCGCTCCCAGTCTCCCACtttccctccaccacctcccctgTCAGCGTGTCCAGCAGCAGCGGGCATGGCTCCGTCTCCGATACCCTTACCCGGCCCTCCTCAGCGTCCATCTGTGGTTCCCCCTCCGACGGAGGCTTCAACTCCTCAGACGAGTACGGCTCCAGCCCTGGGGACTTCCGCTACTTCAGGGTCCGGAGCAACACTCCTGATTCCCTTGGCAACACCCCACCAATCAGAGAAGAGAACTGCATGAGCGACTACATGGCCATGGGCTGGCACCGTGAGGTGTTTGAGCCGCCAGCGGTGGAGGGAGTAGCTCTGGCAGTGCGGAGACGCCCAACCGGGACGAGCACGTCGACGGATGACGACAGGTCCCTGAGGAGACGTACCCACTCGTTCACGCGGCCCGGGGTCAGGGGGTGTTGCCGGCGGCAGCAGTGGTGTGACGGTGTACCAGAAGATGACCCAGACCACCTTCTCGCTGGACGAGTCGGTGTCC CTCCTGCTCCGAGCACAGCCAGGGCCGACCCCTCCTTTTCGGCCAAGGAGGACAGCGGCTACATGCCCATGTTGTGTGGGGTGGCAGCCTCACCCTGTGACGCACCGGACTACATGCCTATGCAACCCAGctccccctctcttcaccaccaccatccccagcaCTCCCACTCTCCCCAGGCCCCCCGCTCAGCCCAACAGCACACAGACCCCCGTGGCTACATGATGATGCTACCAGGGGGGCGGAACTCCTCTTCCCCAGTCCAGGCCTCCCCCAGCTCccacagcagtagcagtagcatggGTCTGGGTGGAGGTAGTGTCAGTAGTTCTGGAAGTATAGTGGAGCGGCCCGAGAATGGAGAGTACATGGACATGTCGTACAGCAGtagcggaggaggtggaggggacgCGGCAGGGGGACGGAAGTTCTCCAACGAGGGGGGATACTACGCACTGAGCAACCCTGAAGGGAGAGACCCCAAATCATACAACTACAGCCCCTACTTCTCCCTGCCTCGCTCCTACAAGGCCCCCGct GTTGCTACCGGCAATGTCGGCGAGAGGGGCGTGACGACGAGGGGTGTTGGTAGTGGGGGGTCTGACACCCCTCACGTCCTCCCTCACGGCTACCCGCCCCCTCCCTACGGGGTGCACCACCAAGCGGCTAACGGTGACCGTCGGACGACCCCGGTCCGGCCCAACCGCCTCCCCCTAGGGCGCCGCAGCTTCCACGGGTCACTGAGGGTCAGCGAGCCGGACGCCGCCGAGGTACTCTCCAGCCCTGGAGAGTACATCAACATCGAGTTTGGGGGCCGCTACGGACCCCCAACGGCCTGCCCCCCTCTGCCCAGGATGGCTCACCCTCGGTGGGCTCTGCTGAGCAGCGccactccccctccccacccctatcCTCAGAACCAGGACTATATGAGTGTAGAGGTGGGGGTTGGAG GGCGACGCCGACACAGCTCTGAAACGTTTTCCTCATCCTCCACCTCCGGAGGAGTCGGAGCCACAAGCTCCAGCACCAACCCCAACCCCTCCTTGGGCTCAGCCAACCCATCGGCCCTCAACGTAGCTCATCTGGCCGAGAGCTCCAAGTGGACCGGCTCTGGCTCCTTTgacagtgtgtggatgtgtgttgagGGGGTAGGGGGGGACTCGGCTGGTCTCCCTGCCCGTCCAGGGCCTTCTGATCTGGGCATTGCCTCTTCTGTGTGTCCTCCTGGGGGTCGGATGTGCAGGAACATGTCTGTGGGGTATCAGAACGGACTCAACTACATCGCCCTGGAGCTGAGAGAGGACCGGGACTCTAACCCTCTACCCGTACCCCAGCAGCAGCAGGGAGGCACCGGGCATGGTACCGGGGTGACCCCCAACGCCCCCCAAGCCAGTAACCTGACTGTGCCAGTAGCAGAGGACAACGGAGCCTATGGCAGTATAGACTTCATCAAGTCAGACAGGATGACTGCCACGTCCAAGG